A segment of the Butyrivibrio fibrisolvens genome:
TTTTGCTAAGGAAATCCGTGAAGAGATCGCTAAGACTTGCGGATGGGATTTCCCTGTTGCAATGAGATTCTCTCTTAAGAGCATGGTCAAAGACTTCAGAGAAGGCGCCCTTCCTGGAGAAGAGTTCGAAGAAAAGGGCCGTGATATCGAAGAAGGTATCGAGGCAGCTAAGCTCCTTGAGAAATTCGGTTATAACGCTCTTGACGTTGATGCTGGTACTTACGATGCATGGTGGTGGAATCACCCACCGATGTACATGGAGAAGGCTCCATACAAGGAATTTGCAAAGATTACAAAGGACAACGTAAATATCCCTGTTATCATGGCAGGCCGTGTTGATAACCCTGATACAGCATCTGAGTGCCTTGAGAGCGGCATCTGCGATATGATCTCACTTGGTCGTCCTACACTTGCTGATCCTGATATCGTTAACAAGATAAGAAGAGGCCTTAACAAGCAGGTTCGTCCATGTATCAGCTGCCAGGAAGGCTGCATGGGACGTATCCAGACATATTCACTTATCAACTGTGCTGTTAACCCTCAGTGTGGTAAGGAGAAGCTTAACGCATACAATCCTATTGTTAAGAAAAAGAAAGTTCTTGTTGTAGGCGGCGGTGTTGCTGGATGTGAAGCAGCAAGAGTTCTTGCAGAAAGAGGACACGAGCCTGTTGTATATGAAGCATCAGACAGGCTTGGCGGTAACCTGATCCCAGGTGGTGCTCCTAAGTTCAAGGAAGATGATATCGCTCTTGCGCAGTGGTATACAGACGAACTTGAAAGACTCGGTGTAACAGTTCACCTTAATACAAAGGCTACAGACAAAGAGATTCTTGATCCTTCATATGATTCTGTAATCCTTGCTACAGGTTCAAGACCTAAGATGTTCTCACTTGGCGATGATGAGAAGGTGTTCTCAGCTGAGCAGGTACTTCTTAAGAAGAAAGATCCAGGACAGGAAGTTGTAGTAGTTGGCGGCGGTCTTGTTGGATGCGAGCTTGCTCTTGATCTTGCTCAGAATGGCAAGAAGGTTACAATCGTTGAAGCTCTTGATAAGCTTATGGCTGTTAACGGACCTCTTTGCTCAGCTAACAAGGAAATGCTTGAAAGACTTATACCATTCAACGGAATCGATGTTGTTACTAGCGCTAAAGTTACAGGCTTTGAAGGCGGCGTGCTTAAGGCTGAAACAGAAGGTGCTATTAAAGAAATCAAGGCTGACAGCGTAGTTCTTTGCGTTGGATATGCAAGTGAGAATTCTCTCTACAACCAGTACAAAGATGACGTAGACGAGATCTACTTACTTGGAGATGCAAGACAGGTTTCAAACATCATGTATGCGATCTGGGATGCATTTGAAGTTGCTAATAACATTTGATAAATATGATTTCTTGAATTTATATTGTAAAAAACTGATATATATTTCTTGAATACATATTACATAAATACATATATTTATTTTGACTAATAGTAGAATTCATATTTTCAGATGTTTTAGAAGTTTTATAAACCCCTACTAGATAATTTTTATAAAAGAAGGGGCTGTCGCACTAAGTAATTAGTGCTCAGCTCCCTTTTTATGCCCAAAACACAAAAACCAAGCTTCGAAAAGCCTGGTTTTTGCTGTAAAATATGTTTATGCGACTAAACCAAATCTTACAAGGAGATTATACAGTATCTTCCTTGTATCATCAAATCAAACTTCCGCTAGACATAGAAATATCTATTCCATCTGATGATCCGGTACGCCTGGTTAGTGCATTTGTGGAGGAGATGAATCTTTCTGATCTTTATGAGACTTATGACAGAATCAGAAAGAGTCAGGCCTCACCGCGTCAGATGCTTAAGATTGTTATCTATGCAGCAATGAACAGAATCTATTCCAGTCGTGATATTGAATCATCCTGCAAAAGAGATATCAATTTCATGTATCTTCTTGAAGGGGCACCCGCACCCGATCATTCTACATTAGCAAGATTTATTTCCCTACATCTCTCACAATGTTCAAAGTCTGTAATGTCGCAGGTTGGAACTATACTTCTGGATCTTGGAGAGATATCAGGTGAGAATATATTTATCGATGGAACAAAGATTGAATCTGTTGCCAACAAATATACTTTTGTATGGAAAAAAGCCGTGACCAAGAACATGGCTAAACTTGCAGAGAAAATCTGTATGTTCTGTGCGGAATGCGAAGAACTCTATGATTTTAAGGTTGTATATAAAGACCAGATATCACTTCGCACTTTGAAACGATTAAGAAAGAAGCTTTACAAGATCAAAAAAGATGAGGCTATCGAGTTTGTACATGGCATTGGTAAAAGGAAAACAATGCTTCAACGCTCAATCGAAAAACTTGAAGAATATACAGAAAAGCTTAAAGAATACACAAACAAGCTTTATAAATGTGGCAGACGAAATAGCTATTCTAAAACGGATAACGATGCCACTTTCATGAGAATGAAAGAAGACGCTATGCTTAATGGTCAGCTTAAGCCTGCATACAACCTGCAGCATGGTGTTGATGCAGAATATGTAACCTGGCTCGGCATTTACCCGAATCCAACAGATACTCTTACTCTGATACCTTTCCTAAAAGATATGGAAGAACATCTTCCCTTCAAATATAAAAATATAGTTGCTGATGCCGGTTATGAAAGTGAAGAGAATTATGTTTTCATTGAAAACAACGATCAGACCGGATATATAAAACCACAGAATTATGAACTGTCAAAAACAAGAAAGTTCAAAAAAGATATCAGTAAACGAGAAAACATGGACTATGATTCTGAAACTGACAGTTATACTTGCAAGAATGGAAAAAAGCTATTAGCTGTATCCAAAAGAAAACAAAAGACAGCGACCGATTACCAACGTGAAGTAACAATATATGAGTGTGAAAGTTGCCATGAATGCCCATTCAAGAAAGACTGCATAAAAGGCAATAATTGTAAAACTCCATTTGAAGATAGGAAAAAGGTTCTTTCTGTATCAAGAAAAATGGAAGAAAAACGTGCAGAATGTCTTGAACGAATAACTAGTGATTATGGAACACAGCTACGAATGAACCGTAGCATACAAGCAGAAGGTTCGTTTGCAAACGTGAAAGAAGATATGAATTTCAGACGATACCTTTATAAAGGAAGTGAGAATGTTCTGGCACAGAGTACACTTTTGGCAATAGCTTTTGACATCAACAAACTCCACCATAAGATTATGTCCGAGCGAACCGGAACACATCTATTTGAACTGAAAAAAGTGTCATAAATTTTGAATTTTAAAATAAAAAATTTGTATCAGCGTCGATAATTCAATCGGCTTATTAAAGTACACCCAAAGATAGAGTATATAAAAAATATATAGTAAAAAAGCCGTTTTTAAGGCATGAAAAAGGGGCCTCGCCCAGATGATCAAATCATCTAGTGCGACAGCCCCTTCTTCGTTTGCTTTACTATGATTATTGTTTTATCATCATAGTTATGAATACAAAAAACTTTAAATGTTTTCAAATCGTATATGAAGAAAAAAATATAACATCTGCTGCCAACAAGCTTTTTCTTTCTCCTCAGGGACTAAGTAAGATCATAAAAGCCCTTGAAGAAGAATGCGGGACAGCTTTGTTTG
Coding sequences within it:
- a CDS encoding IS1182 family transposase, yielding MRLNQILQGDYTVSSLYHQIKLPLDIEISIPSDDPVRLVSAFVEEMNLSDLYETYDRIRKSQASPRQMLKIVIYAAMNRIYSSRDIESSCKRDINFMYLLEGAPAPDHSTLARFISLHLSQCSKSVMSQVGTILLDLGEISGENIFIDGTKIESVANKYTFVWKKAVTKNMAKLAEKICMFCAECEELYDFKVVYKDQISLRTLKRLRKKLYKIKKDEAIEFVHGIGKRKTMLQRSIEKLEEYTEKLKEYTNKLYKCGRRNSYSKTDNDATFMRMKEDAMLNGQLKPAYNLQHGVDAEYVTWLGIYPNPTDTLTLIPFLKDMEEHLPFKYKNIVADAGYESEENYVFIENNDQTGYIKPQNYELSKTRKFKKDISKRENMDYDSETDSYTCKNGKKLLAVSKRKQKTATDYQREVTIYECESCHECPFKKDCIKGNNCKTPFEDRKKVLSVSRKMEEKRAECLERITSDYGTQLRMNRSIQAEGSFANVKEDMNFRRYLYKGSENVLAQSTLLAIAFDINKLHHKIMSERTGTHLFELKKVS
- a CDS encoding FAD-dependent oxidoreductase, producing MKYPNLFEPLKIGNLEIKNRYAMAPMGPLGLGDCEGGWNERGIEYYTRRAKGGIGLIITGVTFSDTEVEKPSFPNTPNSTYNPVQFVRTSREMTERVHAYGAKIFLQMSGGFGRVTIPTNLGEFPPVSASPIPHRWLDKTCRPLTKEEIRGIVESFGKGAYNAKRAGFDGIEIHAVHEGYLIDQFAISFFNQRTDEYGGSLENRLRFAKEIREEIAKTCGWDFPVAMRFSLKSMVKDFREGALPGEEFEEKGRDIEEGIEAAKLLEKFGYNALDVDAGTYDAWWWNHPPMYMEKAPYKEFAKITKDNVNIPVIMAGRVDNPDTASECLESGICDMISLGRPTLADPDIVNKIRRGLNKQVRPCISCQEGCMGRIQTYSLINCAVNPQCGKEKLNAYNPIVKKKKVLVVGGGVAGCEAARVLAERGHEPVVYEASDRLGGNLIPGGAPKFKEDDIALAQWYTDELERLGVTVHLNTKATDKEILDPSYDSVILATGSRPKMFSLGDDEKVFSAEQVLLKKKDPGQEVVVVGGGLVGCELALDLAQNGKKVTIVEALDKLMAVNGPLCSANKEMLERLIPFNGIDVVTSAKVTGFEGGVLKAETEGAIKEIKADSVVLCVGYASENSLYNQYKDDVDEIYLLGDARQVSNIMYAIWDAFEVANNI